The stretch of DNA AAATGTTTTGAGTCTTTTGTACGGCAAGTTCGACATTAGTCTTAGGATAAAGGAAGCAATTTAATCTAAATATTTATAATATTGTAAAAATTAAAGGGATAACGGATATTTAAACAGTATTTAGATAATCGAATGAATAAATGGAGGTGGATAGAGTGTACAAAAGGAAGAGATTAAGTAAAATGCTTACCAAGTTCTTTATTATGCTTTTATTGGTTAGTAGTTTTTTACCTCATGTTGCCTTTGCAAACGAAAATGAAAATAAAGTAATTGATTTGCAAGTGAAAGATGAACAATTTGAGAAAGAGAGAGAGGCTGAATTTTATGAACAAGAAGTGGCTTCTACTGCACTGGAGGAAGGGGAGTTTGAACATTTACTTTCTGCTATAGGTTGGGACGTACCTGAAATAAATGTAGAAGTAGATACACAAGACAAAATCGAACAAGCAGTTTATGAGGCGTTAGAAGAGGAAAAGGAAGTAGATGTAATAGTTCGGCTTAAAGGACAAGCAGATTATAATAAAATATATGCCGATACAAAAGGGAAAGGAAAATCTACTAAAGCAAAAGAAGTAGTAACCTCTCTCCAACAAAATGCAAAAACCTCTCAACAAGGAATAGAGAAGGCTATTGTATCATTAGAGATAAAAGGAAAAGCAAAAAAGAAAGATACACTTTGGATTATTAATGGAATAACTTTAACGGTTTCGAAAGATGGTTTAGAAGAGTTAAAGAATCATAAAGAAATAGAAAGAATTACGTTGGATAAAGAAGTTCCATTGCCTGAGATTACGGTTGAACAGTCGAAGCCGCGCTTACCAGAATGGGGGTTAGAGAAAATCTTCGCTCCAAAAGTATGGGGGGATTATGGCTTAAAAGGTGAAGGAATAGTCGTAGGGATAATGGATACTGGTGTGGATGGAAACCATGAAGCACTGAGACATAATTATCGTGGTAGAGATGGAAATCATCAATATTCTTGGATAGATCTCTCAGGTAACAATTATGCCACACCAGCGGATGGTCACGGGCACGGGACTCACGTTGCTGGAACAGCTGTAGGTGGTGGCGAAGGAGAGCCAATAGGGGTTGCTCCTGAAGCTGAATGGATAGCTGCTAAAATTTTCAATGATGGTGGTTCTACGACGTTATCTGCAATACACCAAGCTTTTGAGTGGTTTATGGCTCCGGGTGGAGACCCATCAAAGGCTCCGCATGTTGTTAACAATTCTTGGGGCAATGCAAATGCGTATAATACTGAATTTTATGAAGATGTTCAAGCGTGGGTTGCAGCTGGTATTTTTCCACTCTTTTCAGCAGGTAATGAAGGACCTGGTTCCCAAACGGTCGGGTCACCAGGTAGTTTTCCAGAAAGCTTTGCAATAGGGGCAACGGATGTAAATGATCAAATTGCTTCATTTAGTAGCCGCGGTCCTGTTTATTGGACAGATGAAGACGGAAATCAACAACGAATCATTAAGCCAGATGTGTCTGCTCCTGGTCATCAAATTTATTCAGCTTGGCCTTCTGTAAGAGGAGCTGGAGAATACCATACTATTAGTGGTACATCGATGGCTGCACCACATGTTTCTGGTGCGATAGCATTAATTTACCAAGCAAACCCACAATTAACGATTGAGGAAGTTAAGGATATATTAAAAAGAACAGCTAGAGTCGAGTCTTTCATGGGGAATACTCCTAATGATGTTTACGGACATGGGATTATTAATGTTTACCAAGCTGTAACGGAAGCAGCATTTGCAGGGAATATTAGTGGGACAATTCAATCTGAAGAATCTATTGAGGTACCAATTAAAATTAGTATTCCAACACAAAATATGGAAGTGACATCTAACGACGGAACTTTTCAATTTTCTGTAAGAGAAGGAACACATAGAGTACTAGTTTCTGCCTTTGGTTATGACTTGTTACAGACAGAAGTGACAGTGAAAAAAGGGGAAACAACAGAAGTGCAATGGGTGTTACAACCTTCGGAGAGATATACGGTTACAGGTACTGTAAGAGAGACTACGTCAAATGAACCGGTACGATTTGCATATATTCGAATGAAAGGGACGCCTTTAGCGGCAGTACGAACGAATGAAAGTGGAGCTTTTTCTGTTTCAAATATTCCGATAGGTAACTACGAATTAATTATTACAGGGGAAGGAATTAAAGGACATACGGAACAAGTTGAGATAACTAACAATGTAGAACTTGATTTGTACGTAGACGAGCATAACCTATCATCCAATAGCAATTGGTCAACAGCGAATTATAGTTATGAAAGAAATGCGGTATCACCAAATGCGATTGATATTGACGGAATGCAAAAACAGTGGACATATTCAACAAGCTCAAAAGGTCAAATTTTGTTTTCTACTCCTGCGGTAACAGAAAATACGGTTGTATTTACTACGGATCGTGGATGGATTACAGCGTTAAATCGGTCGACTGGTGAAGAAATTTGGAGTGTTCGACTCGGTGCTACAAATCGCTCTACCCCGACTATTGCGGACGGGAAAGTATTTGTATCAGGTGGACAAGATGGAACGATGTATTCATTAGACTTAAAAACTGGTAGAACGATATGGAGTAAGTCTATTGGACAACCGGCTGTATATGAATCTGCCATTTATAAGGATGGAGTTTTATACATTGGGTCTGGTTTAAATGATAATCCATCTTTTTACGCACTAAATGCTGACAATGGTGAAACCCTTTGGAGAAAAGAACTTGGTGGAGCCTCCTATTTTGGTGGAACATTAGGTGAAGGGCTAATTTTTATAGGTACGTATGACAACCGGACGTTACGTGCTTTACGTGTGGAAGATGGATCTGAAGCATGGTCTATTACACTATCGAACGAAGGGTTTGCTTCTCGTCCGGTATATCAGGAAGGGACGCTTTACGTGACAAGTGCGAACTTTAGCAATGGTAGTGGTACATTGCACGCGTTAAACGCAGTGAATGGGGAACATGTATGGCAAGTTGGCGGCATAGGAGATACTCAAGCAGGTTCTCCGATCGTATATGAAGAATTTGTAATCGTTAATTCCTCGACTCAACCTATTGTACGGGCTTTCCATCGTGAAAATGGTACCGAACTTTGGAGTAATCGATTCGTAGGTTTCGGTGTACACAACGGATCTGTAAGTGCAAATGGAATCCTATTTTTTGCAGGGACTAGCGGTACGCTTTACGCGCTAGACGTATATAGCGGTTCTATTCTTAAAGAAATGTCGCTACAAGATTATAGTACTTCTGGCATACCTATTGTACCTGGAAATGTAATCGTACCACATCGTAGTGGGATAGATAGTTATGTTTCTAACGGGACGATAGAAGGTACTATCACGGATTCGGACGGAAATGGTACAGAAGCGATTATTGCAATTGCGGAAACAAATTACCGAACACAATCATCTAATGAAGGTGCATTTTCGTTACAGCATGAACCAGGAACATACACATTAAAGGTTTCATCGTATGGGAAGAAACAAATAGAAGATGAAGTGATGATCGTTTCTGGTTACAAAGAAACGCTGAATTATGAATTAGAGGATGCAGAAATAGGAGCATTGCAAATTTCTGTACAAGATAAACGAACAGGTAATCGTTTACCTAATGTTGATATTGTCATTCAAGATACAGGTTTACAAGGAGTCTCTAATGAACAAGGTGAGCTCCATGTGGAAGAAATTTTTGAAGGAACATATAATGTTGAATTTTTATTAAACGGTTACGAGAAAGTGCTACTACCAGTAACTGTTGCTCCTAATGAATTAGCAGTGATGACAGTGGAACTTTCACCTTTTGACATTGCTGTGTTGAATGACTTTCAAGGTGAAGTAACTGCATTATTAAATATGAATGGATTCCTAGCAGAAGAACGCGAGTGGGATATTATTAATGATATTTACCGTTATGATGTTGTTTATTTAAATGGCGCCTACGGTTCTGGTGGTTGGAAACCTGATGAAACGTTATTTAATCAATTAATTGATGTAGCAAAAGAGCATGATGTTAGCTTAATTTTTGCGGACGCGTGGGGATCTAATTATGGTTCTATTCGTCAATTAACTGAATACACACAAGATCCAAAAGAAATTGCGCATTATTATGGGTCTGGGCAAGTTAGGTTGCAAGCTGATGAAGAGCATCCAATTCTAGAAGGCATGAATAAAGGAGAGCGAGTTACACTTTATACGAGAACAGGTGACTTTGCATGGTTTAACCGTTATTCAGGTCGACATCTCGCTTCCATTGGAAGTACAACACAAGGAATGGTAGGTACTGGGGTAGCTTATAAGGCAGTTTCAGAAAACAGTGCTCATTTATTATTAGGAAGTCATGCCGCTTCACCGTGGGTATCGCCCCTCCAAGGCTGGTTAGCTGACATGCAATCGATTCTTTTTAACGGTGTCCGTTATTTACAAGAAGCTACCTTTGGTGAAGTTAGTGGTTCGATTGTAGATTTTGAAGGTAACCCAGTAGAAGCGGAAGTTATAATAGTGGAAACAAACCAACAAGAAAAGTCAGATGTAGAAGGTGAATTTCAATTTTATCATGACGTAGGAACCTTTGTGTTAGAAATAAGATCTCCAGGATTTGCAACGCAACGAGAACAAGTAACAATAATAAATGGTGAACCGGTTGAGCTTACGATTGTATTACACCACTCAAATGGAGATCGGTTATCTGGTAATGTAACCGATAGTATTACACAACTAGGAATAGCAAATGCGGAAGTAAAGTTAATTCAAAATGAAGAAATTATTGTTGAGCAGGAAACAACTTCTAACGGAAGATTTGAGTTTACGAGTCTACAGTATGGACAATATAAACTCAGAATTGAAAAGGAAGGATACATTTTTCACTCAGAAAATATCGAAGTAGGTAGAGTACAAGATGAATTGGAAATAGGTCTATATCCAACGCCAAAAGTAGCGGTATTAGGGGACTATTTCAGTCAAAATCGAAATTTCCAATATACAATGAGTCAAGCAGGAATTCCTGTCACACCATTATCCGTTCAAAATGTAGCCGAAGAAGTCGGTAATTACGATGTTATTTTTATTAATGACATTTCGGGTAGTAGTTTTAACAAATCAATATTTGAAAATATGATGGAGAAAGCAGACGAAGCGAAAACGAGTGTTATACTTGGTGACGTATATTCTTCAGGTTCGGGTATAAATCATTTAGTCAATTACAGAGAGGATCCACAAGTTAGAAGAAATGTAGCAGATACGACAAAAGCGGCAAATTATGTTCTTTTAGAAGAACATCCTATATTTAAAGGAATAGAAGTCGGGGAACAAGTAGAGTTATTGTTGCCAAGTGGTAGCCGAATTAGTTACTTTGATGATTATAGTGGTTATCCGATAGCGGAGATTACACATGAAGGAAATGCAGATTCACATGGTTTAGGAGTTGCATATAAGCCTAGAACGGATAATAGTGTAGAACTACTTATGAGTGGTCACGGATTTGGTTTGTACCATCATTTTGAACACTATACGGAAGAAGGGCTTCGACTGCTAACGAATGCAGTTGTATGGGCTGCTTATACACAGTTTAATGTGATTTCTGGTGTAATTACAGATGAAGAAGCTAATCCCCTTTATGCGAGTGTAGAAGTGGACGGAGTACCATTTGATACCGCTACAGACCCTTCAACAGGAGAATTTTCTATCGCTATAAAAGATGGTGATTATGACGTTACAATTACCTCTTTTGGATATGATAGAAAGATAGAACAAATCCGTCTAGATAATAACTTTGAACCACTGGAAATTGAAATGGTTGTTTCTGAAAATGTTGGTTCCATCGTTGGTACGATAGAGGATGAAAAAGACGGATCAGCACTAGAAGGCGTAGAAGTAAATATCGTAGGAATACCAAGAGAGAGTGTAACGAACAGTCAAGGGAACTTTTCTATTTCTAGATTAGAGCCTGGAGATTATATATTGAAAATGGTTAAGGACGGCTATGTTCATAAAGAAATGGAAGTTACAATCGAAGAGTCCGAACAATTAAATTTATCGATTGAATTAAAACCTTCTCCAACAATTGGGGTAATTGTAGACGCTACAGCTTCTAGTGCTGTATCGATGGAAGATTATTTAGAAGGAAAAGGTTATAACGTAGTAAACATGTTCTATACGGATTTAGAACTATTACAAGAGATAGATTTAGTTATAGCGAACTCTGATTATAATAATAGCTTAATTCCAACTAAAGATGAATTTTCAGCCTTCCAACTAGCTTTAAATGAAACGAATACGTCAGTCATTTGGACAGGACAACATGGTGGGAGAGGAGCAATTCGTTATTTATACGAATATGAGAACAATCCTCCAGTTGAGATTAGAGGAAGTAAGGCAGGAATGAAAGGGGCGGTATTGGAGAATCATCCAATATTAGAAGGTGTACCGACGGAGTTTTCAATGTTAGCTGGATCGAATTATTATTATGCGTTTGATGGATATGACGGGACGGTAATAGCTGATGTGATCCACGATACAGATGGAAGAGTAGGTAGTGCTATTGCTTATAAAGGTCGAACAAGTGAATCTGTTGAAATTTTACTTGCGAATTTCACTTTTAGCTCCAATTTCCATCCAGGTAATCGCCAACACTTTGATGAGAATCGTGAAACGATCTTCCTAAATGCTATTAATTGGGCGTTAGAAAATGAAGAAGCGCTAGTCGGAGAATTATATGGTAGCGTGAAAAATCAACAAGAACGGAATGTCAAAGCGACTATTACCGTACTAGAGACAGGTAAAATAGTAGAAACAGATGTAGAAGGCAACTTTTATTTAGGGCTACCATCTGGACAATATACGTTAAAGGTAGAAGCGTTCGGCCATGTAACAGATCAATTTGAAGTAGAATTAGAAAATGGAGAAACGATAAATAGGACATTCCAGTTATCGACAGACCGTGCTGGACTAGTGAAAGGAACTGTCTTACATGGACAAGATGAAACTCCAATTGAAGGTGCAACCATAACTATTATGGGTACTCCGATTACAACAATGACAGATGAAAACGGAGAATATGAAGTCGATGTCCCTGTTGGCACTTATTCTGTTCGTGCATCAGCTCCTGGACATACGTCTGTCGTACAAGCGAATGTTGTAGTAGAAGAAAACGAAAGCATAGTCGTTCCGTTTTTACTTCAAACTTCTGAAAAGGTTGCAATTGTCGCCACATCCACATATGGGGATCGGATACAACAATTTCTTTCAGATAGAGGCTACGATTCGGAAGTTATTGTAAATAGTAATTTATCACCATTAATGGACAATTTAAGTGAATATGCAGTCATTATATTCAACGACAAACATTCTAATATGAGTCAAGCTCAGTTTAATGAGTTTTTACAAGCAACATCAGAAAATGATGTAAGTATTATATTTAGTTCTCAATTTAGTGGAGGTACAATTCGTGATTTGTCCGATGCTGTTGGGAACCCAGCAAACGTAAGTTGGGCTTTCGTACCTAGTCATGTGAACGTGAAAGTGTTACATGAACATCCAATCTTTGCTGGCTTTACAGAAGATGAAATTCAAATTTTAAATAATGGTACTAGTAGCCAACAATATGCAGTTTATTCTGGCTATAGTGGTACAACAATTGGTTCCATCTCACATGATGAACGCGGGGTATTAGGAGAAGGAATTGGATTTGAATTCGCAAGTGCAAACTCTGTCCATATTTTACTGTCTGGAATGAGAGTTGGCTCTTACGGACAACCGGAAACGCGATGGACAGAAGAAGGAAAACAACTTTATACGAATGCAATCGATTGGGCCATTTCTGCTAGTTTAGGAGAAATAGTTGGTACTGTAACTACAGAAGATGGTGAACCAATCTCTAATGCAACAATTGTTATTGAAGCGCTTGGCTATGAAACAAAAACAAACGCGCAAGGACAGTATCGACTAGGAGTAGGCTCCGGTACGTATGAAGTAAAAGCGCTAGCAAGAGGTTATGAAGAGAAAACAGAAACAGTTGTTGTCGAAAACTTAGGAGAATCAGTAGAAGCTAATTTTACATTAACTAAACTAGATGGTATGACGATTACTGGGACAGTTATAAACAACCGTACTGAAGAGAGTATTACGGAAGCAAAAGTAACATTAACAGAAGTTTCTAGTTCGATACTTTTAGAGGAATTAACGACAAATGAAGATGGATATTTTGAATTTGCGGATCTTTTAGAAGGTGAATATGAAATAACGGCTCATATGGATGGTTATATTTCTGTTTCTACGGTAGTTGTCGTAGAAGAGGAAGACATTACTATCACTCTTGCGATGAATGCCATTGAAGTAGCGGTTATTGGTGATTGGAATAACAATCTTGTAAACTTCTTAAATAGCGAAGAAGTATACGCTGAAGGTCAAGATTGGAATGTTAGTGATAATCTTGGAAACTATGAGTTGGTTATTGTGAATTCTAATAAAGGGACGAAAGAAGAATTGGAGCGGTTAATTGATGCAGCGGCAGTCCATGAAGTAAGTATAGTTTTTGTAGGTTCTTGGGCTGGGGAAGGCTCTATCTCACTACTAGAAAAAGCTTTTTCAACGCCAATACTCGACAAGCATGGCTATAACGAAGGAGCAGTTTTGTTAAAACTTAATGAACAGCATCCAATATTTGAAGGGTTAACGGATGACGATGGCTATATAGAAATACATGCGAATCAAAGTCCGTATGCAACGTATCAGGATCTTCCTGGTAAAGTGATAAGTAATATAAATGTAGATGGTGACGATAAAGGCGCTTCTGTAGCATATGAGTTTAAAGGAACGAACCATATGCACCTGTATTTATCTTCTTTCGCCGTTACGAATATTATCGGACCTGATTATGGGTGGACAGAAAAAGGAAAACAATTATTTATACAGTCATTACAATTTGCAAGGGATGCTGAAATAGAAGAGGAGCAACCTACTCCGACAATTCCAGCAGCACCAACGTGGGATGAATCAAGAATTCAAACTAATGAATCAACGGTTACGATAACAGGTAAAGGAGAAGTTGGTTCTATCGTTCACATTTATGAAGAGAAAGGAAAGAAACGAACATTACTAGAGTCAGTGGAAGTATTAGAAGATGGTACATTTAGTTATACAGATCAGTATGGAAACGGTAACCATTTCTTATATGCACAAGCTGAAAACGAAGTAGGTTTATCTGAATGGAGTGAAAAACTTCAACTAATTATAACTGGAAAACCACGATAACATTTTGGGACTGCATTTTAAAATGGAAATGCAGTCCTTTTTTAAATAACTCGCAACATATATATTGCATTATGTAATATATATGTTACTATTATGTTGGAGGTTTGAGTATGAGAAATAATGTAAAGGTTGCAAGAGTAAAAGCAGGTTTAACGCAACAACAATTAGCAGACTGTATTGGTATAACAAGACAAACGGTTAGTTTAATAGAAAAAGGAAAATACAACCCTTCTCTAAAGCTTTGCTTACAAATTTGTTATGCGGTCAATGCAAAGCTCGACGAAATTTTCTGGGTGGATCAGGAGGCATTTTATGAAAAAGATAACAGATGAAAGACTTGTATTAAGAAACTTACAGCATATAAAAATAGCTTATATCGTTCAAACTGTGGGGATACTAGCGATCTTATGTTATGAGTTAATTGTTGGCGGTCTTGACGGAATGCGCCAAAATCCATTATGGGCAGTTTTTATGATTACTACTATCGTTTATGCTTATTTAACAATGAGTGTAAGTGTAGAGCATGAAACTAGTATAAAAAATCCGAAAAAGTCTTTCTATATTTCTCTAATTGTTTTGTTGCTTATTTCTTTCGGAATAGCTTATTTCACATCCATCACTCCAAATTTCAATTGGGGAAATGGACTAGTTGTTGGTGCAATTATATCCGTTTGTGGATTTATCCCAATCTTCTACATATATAAATTACGTTTAAAGCAAGCAAATGATTTGGATGAGAATTAACGAAAAACTCTTTACATTTATAATCAAATAACATAAAATAACCGTATAGTCATAAAAAGGAAAGCGAGGGATGTTTTATGAAAATGTTAATTGTAACGAGTACAGCTCAATTTCATAATGTAACACAGCCCTGTCGCTATTATTTATAATTTGTTTATTTCTATAAATAAGTTGGTATGTAGTTCATGGGCTGTGTGTTGCTCATGGATTTTATTTTTGGAACAGAAAGACCGTGAACAACTGTTTGCGGTCTTTTTTTATTGAAAAAACCAACTTATTGGAGGAATTAACATTGAACAAAATCGATTTAGGATGGAATGATTTTTTACAGCAACACTTAATAAGAACAGATAATGAAAATAGTTTAGTAGGACGCGTCATGTTAGAACATAAACGGTTATACAGAGTGATGACAGAAAAAGGTGAACTTCTTTCAGAGATCTCAGGTAAATATCGATTTGAAGTGGAGTCTAGGGAAGAATTCCCTACAGTTGGAGATTGGGTCGTACTGACAGAACGCGTAGGGGAAGGAAAAGCAATAATAAATGCGGTGTTACCTAGATATAGTAAGTTTTCTCGAAAAAATGCAGGCACCACTACCGAAGAACAGATTGTAGCAGCTAATGTTGATACTGTTTTCCTTGTTCAATCGTTAAATCATGACTTAAATGTGAGGCGGTTAGAACGCTATTTAATTTCAGCTTGGGAAAGTGGTTCAAACCCAGTCGTCATATTAACGAAAGCCGATCTCTGTAATGATATAGGAAATGCAGTTGCGGAAATTGAAACGGTAGCATTTGGTGTACCAATACATGTTGTTAGTGTAAAAGAAAGAATAGGTTTAGAAGTACTTCAACATTATTTCCAACGAGGAAAAACGGTCGCATTGCTTGGCTCTTCCGGGGCAGGAAAGTCAACGCTTACGAATTATTTACTAGATGAAGAAAAAATGGTCATTAAAGGGATTCGAGAAGATGATGATAAAGGTAGACATACAACTACTTATAGAGAATTACACGTGCTTACCGATGGTGGACTTGTTCTAGACACTCCTGGAATGAGAGAGCTCCAATTATGGGAAGTAGAAAGTGGATTACAAAGTAGTTTTCAAGATATAGAGGAGTTAGCAGAAGCTTGTAAATTTAGAGACTGTACGCATAATGGAGAGCCGAATTGTGCTGTGAGAGAAGCGATTCAAGAAGGAAAGTTGGACCTCTCCAGGTTTCAAAGTTACGTAAAGCTACAAAGAGAGCTTGCTTATTTAGAAAGAAAGAATGATAAACGTGCCCAAAGTGTCGAAAAGGATAAATGGAAAAAAGTCCATAAAACAGTAAACCGTTCGAAAAAATGATAAAAAAAGCTGTCCATTTCCTGTGAGGGAGTGGGCAGCTTTTTATCATTAAACAACTTGACGAGAATGTTTTTGCTCATTTACCTCTTCCATAAATGAAAGTGATAGATCATTAAATTTACTACTTTCTTCAATATTACACACATGACCACAATTCGGAATAATTTCCATCCGTGCATTCGATTCTTTTGTAGCGTAATCTATTGTATTTTGAAGGAACATATGGTCTTCTGAACCTGAAATATACAGTTTTGGGATGTTGTTTTCATGTTGATTTAACTTATAAAATGCAGTTTTTTTATAAACCCCATCAATGATCCATTTTATATATGTTTCTTTTGAAAGCTTGTACGCTTCTTGAATAAACGCTTTACGGGAATCTGCATGATTACTTTTCGGTAACAATACTCTTGCAAATATTTTATACGGAACCATATGAGGTAATAGTGTTCGAACTGGATAAAGCATAGATGTTCGACATAACAGCTCTCCCCATTTTTTTAATTTAGGAGTAGCCCCACCTAATATCATTGATTTGATTTTTTTTGGGTTCAATAATGCTACTTCTTGCATAACAATCGTTCCTAAAGATAGTCCAATAAAATGAGCGGAACAAATCTTTAACTCTTCTAATATAGTGATTGTTTTTTGAGCAGAATATTCCATTAAATCTACACCTTGAGGTAATGGTGATTTCCCATGACCAGGAAGATCTAATAACAGTAAATTATAATTGGAGCGATATGCTTTTAACTGTTTATAGAAAATGGTACCGTTTCCACCGAAGCCGTGAAATAGAACAATCCATTCTTTCGAAGACGGGTGTTTAATCGTTTTGTAGTACATGACGTTCCTCGCTTACGTAGAAAATTTTAAGTTCATTTGAGCTTAGTAAAAAAGTATACAAATAACAGTATACATATGTATATGGTACGTCACAACTATATTAGGAAATTAATTGTGAACAATTATCGTATATAATTAATTGTTAGGAATTTAATACAAAATAGGTCTACAAACACATGTTCCTGAAAAGGTGGACATGTTATAATAGGTAAGACTTGTATAATAGACGGGTGGAGCGGCTAAAGCCTCTGTGGGAATGGAGGTGGTGCCGATGAGTGAGATCCAAGTGGCATTGTTGACCGGAATGTTTATTTTGGCGTTCTTAAATATTGTCATAGTGTTAATAAAGGAAATCACAAAAAAATAATCCACCCGTGACTTAATTGCTGTTAAGGTAGCCGGGTGGATTATTTACTTGTGCTCCACAGTAGCCGCGCTTTCCGCGGACATTATCCAAGTCAGGAGGCAAAGTGTTGGCGCACTTTGCTTCTTTTTTTCTTAAATATATACTTTATCATATACGAAAACAGCTTTTTGATTCAAGTATTTTTAATAAATAGTCATATATTTCTTATAATTGTTCTCTTATAATAGGAATAAAGAATTAGGTAGTAAAAGTGGGGGGAGTAATATGCGACCAATCATACTTTTTGATGGTGTTTGTAACTTTTGTGAATCATCCGTGCAATTTATTATGAAACGTGATGCTAAGGAACTTTTTTTATTTGCATCGTTACAAGGAAAAACTGGTCAACAATTGATAGAACAACATTCAATTTTAACGGATAGTGTAGTTTTAGTAACAGAAAAAGGCATTTTTACAAAATCTGATGCTGCCTTAAAAATTTGTAAGCATTTAACGTTTCCGTGGAAGTTAGCTTATGTCTTTATCATTATTCCACGAGCTATTCGTGATTGGATTTATGATAAGTTTGCAAAAAATCGTTATAAATGGTTCGGAAAGAAAGCTGCTTGTATGTTACCTACGCCAGAAGAACGAGCGCGCTTTTTAGAGTAAAAGTAAAAGTTAAAGAGAAGGGATAGAAAAAAATGTTAGAAACATTTTTAGACCCGTACAATGTATTAAAGGGATCACTTATATTCTCTACCACACATATTTTCGTTCTTATAATTATATTGCTTGCTGTAGTAGCCTTATATCTTTTTAGAAACAGTCCTTTTATCACACGATATGTCAGATGGTTCATTTTATTTCTGCTAATTATTAGTGAACTATCTTTGAACGTTTGGTATTTATCTATGAATGTATGGAATGTTAAAGATACGTTACCATTACAGCTATGCTCTATCAGTCTTTATTTATGTTGTTGGATGATGCTGACGAAACAAAAAATTATTCTTGAAGTCGTTTATTTTTTAGGCATTGGTGGTGCTATACAAGCGTTGCTGACACCGGAACTGTTTTACGGATTCCCGCATTTCCGTTTTATCCAATTCTTCCTTGCACATAGTATGATTATACTGGCCATTTTATATATGATTTGGGTAGAAAAATACAGGATTTCTTTTTCTTCCTTGTGGAAAGCATTTATAAGTTTGCAATGTATTGCGCTCATTGTTTATGTCATTAACATTGTTACTGGTGGGAATTATATGTTTTTAATGGGAAAGCCTGCTAATCCAACTCTTTTAGATATGTTAGGACCTTATCCTATCTACATTATTTTCCTTGAATTAGTAGTTTTTATCATTTTTCTCCTCTTATATTTACCTTTTAGAATGACAAAAAAATATGAAGAAAAACGGCTATCTCATTTCTAGG from Sutcliffiella cohnii encodes:
- a CDS encoding thiol-disulfide oxidoreductase DCC family protein, which codes for MRPIILFDGVCNFCESSVQFIMKRDAKELFLFASLQGKTGQQLIEQHSILTDSVVLVTEKGIFTKSDAALKICKHLTFPWKLAYVFIIIPRAIRDWIYDKFAKNRYKWFGKKAACMLPTPEERARFLE
- a CDS encoding TIGR02206 family membrane protein codes for the protein MLETFLDPYNVLKGSLIFSTTHIFVLIIILLAVVALYLFRNSPFITRYVRWFILFLLIISELSLNVWYLSMNVWNVKDTLPLQLCSISLYLCCWMMLTKQKIILEVVYFLGIGGAIQALLTPELFYGFPHFRFIQFFLAHSMIILAILYMIWVEKYRISFSSLWKAFISLQCIALIVYVINIVTGGNYMFLMGKPANPTLLDMLGPYPIYIIFLELVVFIIFLLLYLPFRMTKKYEEKRLSHF
- a CDS encoding alpha/beta fold hydrolase; the encoded protein is MYYKTIKHPSSKEWIVLFHGFGGNGTIFYKQLKAYRSNYNLLLLDLPGHGKSPLPQGVDLMEYSAQKTITILEELKICSAHFIGLSLGTIVMQEVALLNPKKIKSMILGGATPKLKKWGELLCRTSMLYPVRTLLPHMVPYKIFARVLLPKSNHADSRKAFIQEAYKLSKETYIKWIIDGVYKKTAFYKLNQHENNIPKLYISGSEDHMFLQNTIDYATKESNARMEIIPNCGHVCNIEESSKFNDLSLSFMEEVNEQKHSRQVV
- the rsgA gene encoding ribosome small subunit-dependent GTPase A: MNKIDLGWNDFLQQHLIRTDNENSLVGRVMLEHKRLYRVMTEKGELLSEISGKYRFEVESREEFPTVGDWVVLTERVGEGKAIINAVLPRYSKFSRKNAGTTTEEQIVAANVDTVFLVQSLNHDLNVRRLERYLISAWESGSNPVVILTKADLCNDIGNAVAEIETVAFGVPIHVVSVKERIGLEVLQHYFQRGKTVALLGSSGAGKSTLTNYLLDEEKMVIKGIREDDDKGRHTTTYRELHVLTDGGLVLDTPGMRELQLWEVESGLQSSFQDIEELAEACKFRDCTHNGEPNCAVREAIQEGKLDLSRFQSYVKLQRELAYLERKNDKRAQSVEKDKWKKVHKTVNRSKK
- a CDS encoding helix-turn-helix transcriptional regulator, with the translated sequence MRNNVKVARVKAGLTQQQLADCIGITRQTVSLIEKGKYNPSLKLCLQICYAVNAKLDEIFWVDQEAFYEKDNR